AAATACTATTGAATAGGCATTGTAGCTAAGAAGTATATGCAAGTAATGTAAGTACTCATGGGTGAGAATTCCTTAATTTTCGCGCAATTTTATTTATAGTAACGATAAAAACCATTTTTATACAAGAGGTTTTTATGCAAATCCAAAAAATAATCAGAGAATTTGATCAATTACATATTCATTTGAATAATGAAATATATCATTACAATGATGAATTGGAAGAATGCAGGATTCTTATTGTAGATGATTATGAAATCAATATTCTTGTTTTGATCGAGGCGCTTAAATCATACTCAAAAATTTCCGTTTCTCAAGACAGCAAGATAGCATTTGATTCTTTGTCGTACTCATTACCAGACATAGTACTTCTTGATTTGTTCATGCCTGACATGAATGGTTTTGAAATTTGCAAATATATAAAAAACAATGAGCATACTAGCGATATTCCAATTATTTTCATTACATCAGCACACGATCCTTTAAGCCTGAGTAAAGCTTTTGAACTTGGCGCTGTAGATTACATAAAAAAGCCTTTTGATACGATTGAGGTCAATGCTCGGCTGCGAACACACTTGAAGCTTAAAATTGCTGAGCGTAAATTGAAAGAGCATAATGCAAATCTTGAAATAAAAGTGGTTGAGAGAACAAAAAAACTTGAAGAAAAAAATATTGAGCTCAATGAAGTAAAGCGGGAGACGATTTTCAGATTATGTCTTGCTGCAGAAATGCGTGATGTAGACACTGGAAATCACATCAACCGCATTCAGGCATACACTGAAGTAATCGCTTTGAAATGCGGAATGTCGCGAGAAGAAGCCGAACAATTGAGTTTGGCAAGTTCAATGCACGATCTTGGAAAAATAGGCATTCCGGACCACATTCTACTCAAGCCGGGCGAGCTCACTTCTGAAGAATCTGAAATCATGAAGCAACATACCGTGATCGGCGCGAGGGCCTTGGCGGATGGAAAGTCTGATTTGTTGCGCGTGGCGCACAGGGTGGCCTTGTCGCATCACGAACGTTGGGATGGAAAGGGCTACCCACAGGGCTTGCGCGGTGTGAACATACCCATTGAAGCGCGGATTGTCGGACTTGTGGACGTCTTTGACGCCTTGATTTCACGAAGAGCATATAAACATGCATTTACTGTGGATGATGCGATCATGATCATCCTCAGCGAGAAAGGAAATCATTTCGATCCCAAGCTTGTAGACATATTTATCGCATCATTGAATGAAATAATGGCTATCAAGGACATGTTTTCTTATGAATGAATTTACTTTTGTTAAGTCATTTTTGTCGAAATCTGCAACATTTCTTGATGGATTGAATTGGGATTTAGTATCAATGCGTACCTCTTGCGGGAATCAAAGCATTAAAGAGGTCACTGCAAAAAGTCGTCATCCCCTTGAAGAAGGGGATCCATTCCTTTTTAACTGTTTGAAAAGAAGGGATTTTCGCCTTCGCGGGAGTGACACTCGGGTTCTTTTGCGACTTTTTGCAGTGTCGTCATTAAAGACGATGGTCGGTGAAGCGTGTGGATCAAAGAAGGCAGTGGGGCTGTAAATGCACGCCAGGATCGTTCCGGTCACTCCAGAGAAACGACGATGCAAGGGAGAAGTGAAATGAACTCGCAAAAAAATCGGCCGGGGCTTCAGCCTCAAGTTGGAGGAATCGTTGGCGAGAGCGGCTCGGAAGATCCTGCCGCACCAAAAACAGCATTGACCTCTCGGTCCGAGGCGAAGGGCAAGGCTGGCGCGGCTTATGGATTTGTGGGGGAGTTGCGTGATCTCGATTCCAAGGATCAGTTCGTGGCCAATAGTCTGCTGATTGCCGCCATACTCTTGTTTGTTGTCGTTGTTTCGTGGGCCGCGTACGCTCCGCTCGATGAAACGGTAAGGGGTTTTGGCAAAGTCATTCCGTCATCCGATATAAAGCGTGTCCAAAATTTCGAGGGAGGAATAGTCAAGGAAATACTGGTCCGTGAAGGGGAGCTGGTCTCAAAGGGACAACTGCTCATCCTGCTGAATCAGATTCAGATGGGATCCAGATTTCGGGAACAGCACTCGGGCTACCTTGATTCCATTCTCGCCATCGCCCGATTGGAGGCTGAGCTTAATGCGAGGGAGGACATGGATTTTCCCGAAGAGATCCTGAATCAAAAGCCGCATCTCGTCGAGAATCAGCGTCGGCTTTTGCGTTCGCGAAATGACAGTCGCCGGAGCGCGTTGAGCGTGCTTGAGTGTGAGCGTGAGCAACGCGTCCAGGAGCTCAAGGAGCTCAGGAGTCGGCTTGATTTTCAGCTGAAAACCCATGCTCTGCTCAAACAGGAAGTGGAGATGATTCGCGGCATGACAGCCAAAGGCGCGGCTTCGGACATGGATCTCTTGCGGGCGCAGCGCGAATTCTCCGATCTTTCCGGCCAGATTGCCGATACGCGTATAGCAATCCCCAAGGTGCTCGCGGCTGTCGAGGGGGCTAATCATCGCATCGAGGAGCAGAAGGGCAGACAACGCTCCGCCATACTGGATGAACTCACCGCGATTCGCACGCAAATGGAAGGCGTGAGAGAGACCTTGCCCGCGCTGGAAGACAAAATGGACCGCACGAGTGTCAGGTCTCCGGTGGACGGCACGGTCAAGCGGGTTTTTGTGAGCACGATCGGCGAAGCAGTCGGTGCCGGCAAGGAGATGCTTGAAATCGTGCCGAGAGAAGATTCTCTGTTGATAGAGGCAAAAGTTTCGCCGCGAGATATCGCGTTTCTTTATTCCGGTCAGGCCGCCGATGTAAAAATCACGGCGTACGATTTTTCGATCTTCGGCAGCATGCCGGGCATCGTGGAGCATATAAGCGCCGATGCCATCACGGACGAGCAGCAAAAACAGAGTTATTACCTCATCAAGGTAAGAACGCATAAAGCATCCTTGAAAGGACGTGCTGGCGAAGAACTCCCGATCATACCAGGTATGGTTGCGGAGGTGGACGTACTCACCGGAAAGAAGACCGTGTTGGAATATATTCTGAAACCTATCCTCAAAACTGCACAAAGCTCGTTACTGGAGAGGTGATGGGACGTACTTATTACGGAGAAAGGGCATGAAAAAAACGATTCTCTTGGTTGAAGACGACCTCCTGTTGCGCAAGGGATTGAAAACCATGATTGAGATGCGGGGCGGATTCAGTATCGAAGCGGATACGGGCAGTGGAAAGGAGGCGCTGAGGCTTTTTGGAATGGTCCACCCGGATATTGTTTTGCTCGACCTGCGACTTCCCGACATCCCCGGCACGGAGGTACTGCGGCAGTTGAAACAGGCGGCGCCGAAGGTTCCGGTTATCTTGCTGACCATTTGCGAAGAGAACGAACTGCTTTTTCAAGCTCTTGCCCTTGGCGCCAACGCCTATGTGCTCAAGGGGGCAGGGCCGGAAGAATTGTTCTTGGGGATTCATTATTCTCTTAAAAATGAGGTGTTTATAAGCCCAAAATTGGCCAAGATAATTGTCGATGATTATCTCTTGGTCAACCAACATCGCAAATCCCTTCCTCCTCTGCACAATCTTACGGCACGGGAAAAGCAGATAGTGAGGCTTATTATTGACGGTAAAAAGAGCAAGGAGATTGCCGATATTCTTTTCATCAGCATCAAGACCGTGAATAAACACAGATCAAATATTCTCGTGAAACTCGGAATTCACAATCTTTCCGAGCTTCGCCAAAGAAAACTTTATGTATTGGATACTATAATTGATGAGAGTCAGAAGAAAAAATTAAAAAACTAACGCAGAAGAAAGTATGAAAAAATTTTTTATTCGCATAAAAGATTGTTTGTTCATGAAAATTTCAAAATTCCTCGTTTCATATTTTTAATAGTGAGCGTGGGATTTTTTATTTGCATCGCAAGATTTTTCATTATCGCAAAAAAGTCGTCATCCCCTTGGAGAAGGGGATGACGACTTTTTAACTATTTGAAAAGAATGGATTTCGCGCCATTGTTCTACATGGCCCGCCTACCCATGCTGGGCATACGTTCGAGGGGATGGCTCTCAGGTTTTTTCGCTACTTTTTTGCAGCACGGTCTTGGTATGCCTTTTGTCGGGTCGTGTTTTTTGTGTCGGATTCAGGGCGGCTATGCTTCCGCGTAGGCTTTCAAGGCGAGCAGGCCCTTGCGAATTTCGTCCGCGCCTATGCCCGAATAGGCAAGGCGTACGAAGCGCTGTTTCTCCCCGGGCAGAGGGCGGCCGAAGTGCAGGCGCGTGCAGAGCGAGACGCCCGTTCTGACCAGGACGTCCTCGGCGAAGGCCGCATAGTCGGCGCCGAAGCCCTTGCGCGCCATGAGTTCCGTGACTTCGGGAAAGAGGTAGAAGGTCGCTTCGGGCCTGGGACAACTCACGCCGGGCATGGAGTTCAGCAAATCGACGGCAATGTCGCGCCGCTCCTTGAGGGTTTCAAGGATGGCTCTGGGACCGGACTGGTCGCCGGTCAGGCCTTCGAGGGCGCCGTGCTGGATGAAGTGGTTGGAGCAAGACTCGTCGTTGACGTTGAGCTTGGCGATGATGTCGATGACCGCCTTGGGCCCGATGGCGGCACCCAGGCGCCAGCCTGTCATGGCGAACTTCTTGGAGAAGGTGTAGAGGATGATGCTGCGTGCCTGCATGCCTGGAATGGCGGCCAGCGAGGAGCTTTTTCCGCCGTAGCGGATGTCGAAATAGGCCTCGTCCAGAAGGACTGACAGGTTGTGGCGCATGGCCAGATAGGCCAGTCGTTCGCGCTCCTGCGGCGTGCATTCGGCCCCGAGCGGGTTTTGCAGGTCGTTGATGATGATGGCCTTGGTTCGCGGCGTGACGAGGCTCTCCAGGTAATCGAGGTCGATATGGAAACCCGCGTCGTCACGTACGTAGCGGTAGGGCACCGCAACCCCTCCGTGGTATTCGATCTGGGACTCGTAGATGGGGTAGCCCGGGTTGGGGTAGAGGACCTCCTCGCCAGGATTCATGCAGGCCATGATGAATTTGCCGATGACGGGCTTGCCGCCGGGCTGGATGGCCACATTCTCCATGGAGTAGTCCACTCCCCTGGCCGCGCTCACATCCCCGGCCAGGGCGTCGCGCAGTTCCGGGATGCCGGGGCTCGGGCAATAGCCGGTCTTCCCGGCGCGCATGGCCCCGCAGGCGGCGTCCATGACGTTTTGGGGCGTCGGGATGTTCATGTCGCCCAGATGGAAGGGAAAGACCTCGTGGCCGGCGGCCTTGTGGGCGGCGGCGCGGGCGGCCACGGCAAAGGCCGTCTCGGTGCCGAGTCGTGCGATTCTGTCTGCGATGCGCATGGATGACCTCACTTGAGTTTGAAAATTGCTGATTCGATGAAACGCCAGGCAACCGGATAGTCCTCGGCGTGCATGAGCCGGGTGATCTCGTCTTCGATGCTGTCCAGCATGGTTCACACGGCATTGCTCAGGCGCGCATTGGCCTTGAAGGTGCGCCTGATGTCCCCGTGAGCAGGCGAAGTGTCCGATGTCAGATAATCGTTGTACCCGTATCGTCGGAGGTAATGGAGGAGCTTCACGTATTCAAGGTATTGTTTGGTGTCGCAGAAGCAATCCAAGTTCCCCCTGCCATTTTTATAATATTGGCAAAATCGCTGTCTTCTTCAATAAAAAGCGCATATTATTCTTTTAAAAATAAGTATTTACCCTGATTGTGGGTCGAGGATTTTCTCTGCACTGTCACGACGCAAACACGGGATGGAATCGTCTTTCCCGTCATGTCTATCAGGCCACACTGTGCGTCCGTGCGCGCAGGATTGGTGATGAGTCCTGTCATGACCGTCTATGCGTTGAAATCCAAGTTTCAGAATATGCTCCGCCCCGCCTGCCGATTTCTGGCGGATAATGGTGTTACGGCAAATCAGGTCACTGTCTCGGCCACGATCTTGTCTGCTGCGGCGGGCAGTCTTGTCTGGCTTTCCGCCGGGGCAAGATGGACCCTTGCGGTCTTGCCGTGCGCTTTGTTCGTGCGGATGGCTTTCAATGCGCTGGATGGGATGCTGGCGCGGGAGCACGGAATGCGGTCCGATGTGGGCGCCATGCTGAACGAATTGGGCGACGTGGTCTCCGACGCGGCGCTGTATCTGCCCCTGACTGTGGTGCCGGGATGCTCCGCGCCGTTGGTCGTGATGGCTGTGGTGCTGGGGACGCTCAGCGAGATGGTCGGGATTCTCGGTGTCCAGTTTGGGGGCGGTCGGCGATATGACGGCCCCATGGGCAAGAGTGATCGTGCCGCGGCCTTTGGCCTGCTCTCGCTGGCCTTTGCGAGCGGGGCGCCGCGAGAGACCTGGCCTCATGCTGTTATGATCGGGATTGTCATGCTGCTGGTCGTCACGATTTTCCGGAGGGCCGGGAAGGCTTTGCAGGGAGGAGCGGCATGATCGCGCTTCACGCGTTGCCGCCTTCCAGACTCTTCATGATCTCCACACTTGCCGTCCTGGCCGTGGTCACCCTTGGTGTGGCCCTGAAGGAGGTACATCGCTCCGGCCAAGACAGGCAACGCAGCGAAGTGCTGGTGCGCACGAGAACATGGTGGCTCATCGTGCTTCCGCTGTTCGGAACCCTGTCCGCCTCACGGGGTGCCGCGATCAGCTTTTTCTGCATCGTGTTCTATCTGGCATTCAAAGAGTACCTCACGTTCATTCCTACCAGAAGGGCCGACCACAGAGTCCTGTTCTGGGCTTACCTCGCCATACCGATCCAGTATTATTTTGCCTATATCTCTTGGTACGGGATGTTTATAATCTTCATTCCGGTCTACTGCTTCCTGCTGCTCCCCGTCAGGATGTTGCTACGCGGGGATACGCAAGGGTTTCTCAAGGCCGTGGGAACGCTGCATTGGGGCCTCATGACCACGGTGTTCAGTCTGAGCCATGCGGCCTTTCTGCTTACCCTTCGCGGCGAGGATGTGGAGGGCGACTACGGAGTCAGTCTGGTTCTGCTCCTCGTCATTCTGACGGAAGCCAATGATATCGCTCAGTTCTGCTGGGGCAAGGGGTTTGGTCACGCCAAGGTGGTGCCTTCGGTCAGTCCGAACAAAACATGGGCGGGTCTGGCCGGCGGAGTGGCCACCACGGCCCTGCTGGCGGGCCTGGTCGGACCATATCTCACCCCAATGACCGTATCGCAGGCGCTGCTGGCGGGGGTGCTGATCGGCATTTCCGGTTTTTTCGGGGACATCTGCGTCTCGGCGATCAAGCGCGACATCGGCATAAAAGACACGGGGAACATGTTGCCCGGTCATGGCGGCATTCTGGACCGGGTGGACAGCCTGACGTTCACGGCCCCGGTCTTCTTCCATTTCATCTACTACACGTATCACTGAGACATGAAAGGCATTCTCAGATTGCTTTGGTTCACCCTGTTCGCCAGGCCCCTGATTTTTTTGATCATGGGGGTGAACGTCAGAAACCGCCAGGGCCTCGGCACAACTTCTCCGTCCATCGTGGTCGCAAATCACAACAGCCACCTCGACGCTCTGGTCCTCATGTCGATGTTCCCCCTGTCCAGTCTGAGAAAAGTGCGTCCGGTGGCCGCGCAGGACTATTTCCTGAGAAACAGGTGGCTGGCTTGGTTCGCCCTGAACGTCATCGGCATCATTCCCTTCATGCGCTTGGCCGAGGGGCGCAGGGATGATCCCCTTGCCGCCTGCTCAGCGGCGCTGACAGGCGGGGAGACTCTTATTTTCTTTCCCGAGGGCAGCAGGGGGGAGCCGGAGCGCATGGGCGAATTCAGGACCGGGATTGCGCACCTGGCCAGACGGCACCCGAATACACCTGTAATCCCCGTCTTTCTGCAGGGGATCGGTAAATCACTGCCCAGGGGCGAATGGGTTCTGGTTCCTGTCATTTGTGACGTTGTCGTCGGAGCCGCGTTGCATTGGGACGGGTGTCGCAAGAGTTTCATGAAACGTCTCGCGGACAGCTTCGAAAGGTTGGCGTCGACAGTGAGCCGCCATGGTGTCGACTGAGGCCTGGCCGGTAGCGGGCACAACAGATTCGGGAGGAGCATTATGGAATGGATCGAATCCGAAGGAACATTCTCCAGCTGGGATGGCGCTAAGTTGTTCTATCGCAGCTGGCGTTCGTCAGAGACGACTGACAGGGCGCTGATCTTCCTGCATCGCGGCCATGAGCACTCCGGGCGTCTGGCCCGTGCGGTGCAGGAACTGGGGCTGGGCGATTTCAGCGCCTTTTGCTGGGACTTACGGGGGCATGGCCGATCACCGGGAGACCGGGGACACGCAGAGAACTACTACGATTTGGTCAGAGACTTGGATGCGTTTGTCCGTTTCGTTTGTGTCGAACATGGCATTTCGGCCGAAAATATCGTCATCGCGGCCAACAGCGTGGGCGCGGTCACGGCCTGTGCCTGGGTGCACGACTTCGCGCCGCGAATTCGGGCCCTGGTCCTGCTCGCCCCAGCTTTCCGCATCAGGCTATATGTCCCCATGGCCATGCCGCTGCTGCGCATGCTTCTCAAATTTAAGGAGAAGGCCTTTGTCAGCAGCTACGTGAGCGCGGCCATGCTGACTCACGACTCCGAGCAGCGGCGTCTCTATCGAACAGACCCTCTGATCACGCGTCGCATCTCCGTCAATGTCCTTGTGGAGATGCACGACACGGCCGGTCGGATCATGGACGATGCCGCCGCCATCACCACGCCGACGCTGATTCTCGCGGCGGGGTCGGACTGCGTCGTCGAAGCCGAGGCCCAGAGAAAATTCTACAGAAATCTCGGGGCGACCCGGAAGGAAATGCACGAGTATCCCGGCTTCCATCATGCCCTGCTTCACGAGGCGGGCCGGGATTGCATCATGGAGGATATCCGCGAGTTCGTCATCCGGTCCTTCACGGAGGATGTGGACCGCTCGCTTCTGCTGAACGCACACAAGGGTGGCGCCATGCGCGTGGAGTATGACCTGCTCCGGCAGTCCACGTCAGCTCTAAGGACAGCGTTCTTTTCTATGCAAAAATATGCGTTGCGGGCGCTGGGCAGGCTGAGCCGCGGAATCGCGATCGGTCTGGAGACCGGTTTCGATTCGGGGAGAAGTCTTGATTACGTGTATGAAGACAGCGCCCGTGGCCTCGGCCGCATAGGCCGGGCCATCGACCGCGCCTACCTCGACGCCATCGGCTGGAAAGGCATCCGCATGCGCCGCCGCCATCTGGAAAAACAGCTTCACGTAGTGATGGACAATCTTGAAGCCGCTGCGTCCCAGGTCACGCTTTTGGATGTTGCAACAGGCTGCGGCCGCTATGTCCTGAGCGTCCTCAAGGCGCGGAAGGGCGAAGTCGATGCGACTTTGCGGGATTGGGACGACGGAAATTTGGAGCAGGGCCGGGCGCTGGCTTCAAGCCTCGGTCTCGGTCGCACGCATTTTGAACGGGCCGACGCCTTTGATCCAGAGTCGATCCGGGCGGTCAGTCCGCGTCCCAATGTTGTCATCGTGTCCGGCCTTTACGAATTGTTTCCTGACAATGACCTGGTTCTCGCTTCCCTTACGGCCATCGGCGAGGTGACCGAGCCGGGCGGGTACCTCATCTATACGGGGCAGCCCTGGCATCCACAGCTCGAGGTCATCGCCAGGGTCCTGCCCAATCGTGACGGCGCGTCATGGATCATGCGCCGCCGTTCCCAGGCGGAACTGGACGAGATGGTCAGGTCGGCCGGATTCGAGAAAATCGGTATGGAGATCGACCCATGGGGAATATTCACCGTCTCGACGGCGCGTCGCGCCAGGGACTGACAGAGGCGGCCCTCGTCGCCGCATTCACGTCTGTGCTGTTCATCACGGTGTACGGAGGCTGTTCATGGCTGACTTCGCTGCGCGGCGATGTCGGGTCCGTGGTCTTGGCGTGGGAGCGGATGATTCCTTTCGTGCCCCTCATGATCATTCCGTACATGTCCATAGACCTGTTTTTCGTCATGGCGCCCTTTGTCTGCAAGAGATCTGACGAACGCCGGATGTTCGCCAGGCGCATCAGTTTCGCCATTCTGATCGCGGGTCTGTTTTTTTTGTGCTTCCCGCTGCGGTTCGCCTTCGAACGCCCGGTACCTGACGGATGGCTTGGAACGATCTTCAGCTTTTTGCACGCGTTCGACCGTCCGTACAACATGTTTCCTTCGCTGCATATCGCGTTGCAAGGCATTCTCGCCGAAGTGTACGCAGCCGCCACCACAAGGTTGCTGCGATTGGCCCTGCTCGCATGGTTCGGTCTGGTCGGATTTTCGACCGTTCTCACCTGGCAGCATCATGTCGTCGATGTCATCGGCGGCTTCGTTCTGGCCGTATTCTGCTGTTACCTTTTTTCGCGTGGTCCGAGGGAACATGGAACCGCGAATTATCGTGTAGCGCATCTCTACGGTATTGGCGCGGTCTTGTTCGGCCTGGCAGCGGCAGCAACGGGACATCTGCTTCCGGCGTGGCCAGCCGCGGCAATGCTTCTGGTCTGCAGCGCATACTGCGGGCTTTTTCCCAACGTGTATCGCAAGCACGGCGGTCGTTTGCAGCTGTGCTCCCGCATCCTGCTGGCTCCCGTCATTCTCGGCCATTTCGTGTCGCTGGTGTATTACTCCCGTCGGTCCGGTCCATGGAACGAAATACTTCCCGGTCTCTGGATGGGCCGAAGACTGTCTGATGCGCAGGCGCGTCAGGCAATCGGCCTGGGCGTTACCGCAGTTTTGGATCTGACGTCGGAATTCTCCGAGGCTCCGTCCTTTCGGGCCGCACGCTATCTGAATGTGCCCATCCTCGACCTGACCGCCCCGACCAGCGCCCAGTTCGCCGAAGCCGTCTCGTTCATCAAAAACGAAATGGAGCGCGGAACGGTCTATGTGCACTGCAAGGTCGGATATTCGCGCAGCGCTGCGATCATCGGCGGTTATCTCATCGAAAAGGGAGACTGCGGGGATGCCCGTGATGCGGTTGCTCTGTTGCGCGGGAAGAGGCCTGGTCTGGTGGTGCGTGACGAAGTCGTGTCTTTTCTGCAAACGTGTACGGTTCTGGACTGATGTCCGTCAGGCGGAAATGAAAGGAATCCTCGTAATCATCCTGTGTATCATCGCTGCCGGTTTCGCGATCCCGGAAAGGATCGTGGTCCCGGTGGTCGGGGCGACACCCGGCGACTGGAACCGGAAATCCTTCTGGCATGAGTCGTGGGGCCTGTCCGGGGTCCACAAGGGCATCGACATCTTCGGCCGCCTGGGGACAGTCGTGACGAGCGCCACGGCGGGTATTGTGCTTTTTGTCGGGAGCATCGACCGGGGCGGCAACGTGGCCGTGGTGCTGGGGCCGAAATGGCGTCTGCATTATTACGCCCACCTGGACTCCCTCACGACGTCCGCGTTTCGTCTTGTCCCGCCCGGCGGCGAGTTGGGGACACTCGGCGATACCGGCAACGCACGCGGCACGCCGCTCCATCTGCACTACTCCGTGCTACGCATTTTTCCCGTCCCGTGGGACATCGACGATTCGACGCAGGGTTGCTGGAAGGCGTTTTACCTCGACCCTGATCCGTATCTCTGCGGCACACCATGATTTTTTCACTTAACGTCCTGCAGTAGTTGAATGTCGAAGTCCATTCCGACGTAACCGAGAACGAGGATAACGGTAATGAAAAGCCTGAGAAAAATGTGCGGATTCGCTCCTTACATCCTGGTGGTGCTCCTCAACGCGATCACCGATCTGGGGCACAAAATCGTTGTTCAGAACACGGTCTTCAAGACCTTTTCGGGAACTGAACAGATCGCACTGACCGCCACAGTGAACGCCCTCCTGCTATTGCCGTTCATTCTTCTTTTCACTCCGGCCGCCTGCATCGCCGACAGGTTCTCCAAGAGCCGGGTCATCAGGATCTCTGCGGCCGCTGCGATCCCTCTGGCAGTGCTGATCGTGATCTTTTACCATGCGGGGCTGTTCTGGCCCGCTTTTCTCA
The Desulfomicrobium apsheronum genome window above contains:
- a CDS encoding HD domain-containing phosphohydrolase, whose protein sequence is MQIQKIIREFDQLHIHLNNEIYHYNDELEECRILIVDDYEINILVLIEALKSYSKISVSQDSKIAFDSLSYSLPDIVLLDLFMPDMNGFEICKYIKNNEHTSDIPIIFITSAHDPLSLSKAFELGAVDYIKKPFDTIEVNARLRTHLKLKIAERKLKEHNANLEIKVVERTKKLEEKNIELNEVKRETIFRLCLAAEMRDVDTGNHINRIQAYTEVIALKCGMSREEAEQLSLASSMHDLGKIGIPDHILLKPGELTSEESEIMKQHTVIGARALADGKSDLLRVAHRVALSHHERWDGKGYPQGLRGVNIPIEARIVGLVDVFDALISRRAYKHAFTVDDAIMIILSEKGNHFDPKLVDIFIASLNEIMAIKDMFSYE
- a CDS encoding HlyD family type I secretion periplasmic adaptor subunit, whose translation is MNSQKNRPGLQPQVGGIVGESGSEDPAAPKTALTSRSEAKGKAGAAYGFVGELRDLDSKDQFVANSLLIAAILLFVVVVSWAAYAPLDETVRGFGKVIPSSDIKRVQNFEGGIVKEILVREGELVSKGQLLILLNQIQMGSRFREQHSGYLDSILAIARLEAELNAREDMDFPEEILNQKPHLVENQRRLLRSRNDSRRSALSVLECEREQRVQELKELRSRLDFQLKTHALLKQEVEMIRGMTAKGAASDMDLLRAQREFSDLSGQIADTRIAIPKVLAAVEGANHRIEEQKGRQRSAILDELTAIRTQMEGVRETLPALEDKMDRTSVRSPVDGTVKRVFVSTIGEAVGAGKEMLEIVPREDSLLIEAKVSPRDIAFLYSGQAADVKITAYDFSIFGSMPGIVEHISADAITDEQQKQSYYLIKVRTHKASLKGRAGEELPIIPGMVAEVDVLTGKKTVLEYILKPILKTAQSSLLER
- a CDS encoding response regulator gives rise to the protein MKKTILLVEDDLLLRKGLKTMIEMRGGFSIEADTGSGKEALRLFGMVHPDIVLLDLRLPDIPGTEVLRQLKQAAPKVPVILLTICEENELLFQALALGANAYVLKGAGPEELFLGIHYSLKNEVFISPKLAKIIVDDYLLVNQHRKSLPPLHNLTAREKQIVRLIIDGKKSKEIADILFISIKTVNKHRSNILVKLGIHNLSELRQRKLYVLDTIIDESQKKKLKN
- a CDS encoding pyridoxal phosphate-dependent aminotransferase, with the protein product MRIADRIARLGTETAFAVAARAAAHKAAGHEVFPFHLGDMNIPTPQNVMDAACGAMRAGKTGYCPSPGIPELRDALAGDVSAARGVDYSMENVAIQPGGKPVIGKFIMACMNPGEEVLYPNPGYPIYESQIEYHGGVAVPYRYVRDDAGFHIDLDYLESLVTPRTKAIIINDLQNPLGAECTPQERERLAYLAMRHNLSVLLDEAYFDIRYGGKSSSLAAIPGMQARSIILYTFSKKFAMTGWRLGAAIGPKAVIDIIAKLNVNDESCSNHFIQHGALEGLTGDQSGPRAILETLKERRDIAVDLLNSMPGVSCPRPEATFYLFPEVTELMARKGFGADYAAFAEDVLVRTGVSLCTRLHFGRPLPGEKQRFVRLAYSGIGADEIRKGLLALKAYAEA
- a CDS encoding CDP-alcohol phosphatidyltransferase family protein, which gives rise to MTVYALKSKFQNMLRPACRFLADNGVTANQVTVSATILSAAAGSLVWLSAGARWTLAVLPCALFVRMAFNALDGMLAREHGMRSDVGAMLNELGDVVSDAALYLPLTVVPGCSAPLVVMAVVLGTLSEMVGILGVQFGGGRRYDGPMGKSDRAAAFGLLSLAFASGAPRETWPHAVMIGIVMLLVVTIFRRAGKALQGGAA
- a CDS encoding phosphatidate cytidylyltransferase, translated to MIALHALPPSRLFMISTLAVLAVVTLGVALKEVHRSGQDRQRSEVLVRTRTWWLIVLPLFGTLSASRGAAISFFCIVFYLAFKEYLTFIPTRRADHRVLFWAYLAIPIQYYFAYISWYGMFIIFIPVYCFLLLPVRMLLRGDTQGFLKAVGTLHWGLMTTVFSLSHAAFLLTLRGEDVEGDYGVSLVLLLVILTEANDIAQFCWGKGFGHAKVVPSVSPNKTWAGLAGGVATTALLAGLVGPYLTPMTVSQALLAGVLIGISGFFGDICVSAIKRDIGIKDTGNMLPGHGGILDRVDSLTFTAPVFFHFIYYTYH
- a CDS encoding lysophospholipid acyltransferase family protein, encoding MKGILRLLWFTLFARPLIFLIMGVNVRNRQGLGTTSPSIVVANHNSHLDALVLMSMFPLSSLRKVRPVAAQDYFLRNRWLAWFALNVIGIIPFMRLAEGRRDDPLAACSAALTGGETLIFFPEGSRGEPERMGEFRTGIAHLARRHPNTPVIPVFLQGIGKSLPRGEWVLVPVICDVVVGAALHWDGCRKSFMKRLADSFERLASTVSRHGVD
- a CDS encoding bifunctional alpha/beta hydrolase/class I SAM-dependent methyltransferase encodes the protein MEWIESEGTFSSWDGAKLFYRSWRSSETTDRALIFLHRGHEHSGRLARAVQELGLGDFSAFCWDLRGHGRSPGDRGHAENYYDLVRDLDAFVRFVCVEHGISAENIVIAANSVGAVTACAWVHDFAPRIRALVLLAPAFRIRLYVPMAMPLLRMLLKFKEKAFVSSYVSAAMLTHDSEQRRLYRTDPLITRRISVNVLVEMHDTAGRIMDDAAAITTPTLILAAGSDCVVEAEAQRKFYRNLGATRKEMHEYPGFHHALLHEAGRDCIMEDIREFVIRSFTEDVDRSLLLNAHKGGAMRVEYDLLRQSTSALRTAFFSMQKYALRALGRLSRGIAIGLETGFDSGRSLDYVYEDSARGLGRIGRAIDRAYLDAIGWKGIRMRRRHLEKQLHVVMDNLEAAASQVTLLDVATGCGRYVLSVLKARKGEVDATLRDWDDGNLEQGRALASSLGLGRTHFERADAFDPESIRAVSPRPNVVIVSGLYELFPDNDLVLASLTAIGEVTEPGGYLIYTGQPWHPQLEVIARVLPNRDGASWIMRRRSQAELDEMVRSAGFEKIGMEIDPWGIFTVSTARRARD
- a CDS encoding phosphatase PAP2/dual specificity phosphatase family protein, encoding MGNIHRLDGASRQGLTEAALVAAFTSVLFITVYGGCSWLTSLRGDVGSVVLAWERMIPFVPLMIIPYMSIDLFFVMAPFVCKRSDERRMFARRISFAILIAGLFFLCFPLRFAFERPVPDGWLGTIFSFLHAFDRPYNMFPSLHIALQGILAEVYAAATTRLLRLALLAWFGLVGFSTVLTWQHHVVDVIGGFVLAVFCCYLFSRGPREHGTANYRVAHLYGIGAVLFGLAAAATGHLLPAWPAAAMLLVCSAYCGLFPNVYRKHGGRLQLCSRILLAPVILGHFVSLVYYSRRSGPWNEILPGLWMGRRLSDAQARQAIGLGVTAVLDLTSEFSEAPSFRAARYLNVPILDLTAPTSAQFAEAVSFIKNEMERGTVYVHCKVGYSRSAAIIGGYLIEKGDCGDARDAVALLRGKRPGLVVRDEVVSFLQTCTVLD